One genomic window of Metopolophium dirhodum isolate CAU chromosome 4, ASM1992520v1, whole genome shotgun sequence includes the following:
- the LOC132942351 gene encoding uncharacterized protein LOC132942351: MNNSNKRCSWSAAEIATLVDSVKENNIMKLLDGKRYRNADIYEVVRLDLEKIGSSKTVAQVRAKWKALKSGYSEKNRFNKISGSNRMSCDSEKDLDEVLGTRPSIKPLDFGTDSTKENDMEFIDEVEENITSVNEENEDVSYEVVYQQEDQLDSSSTQKNETKTLSQKREFRRKTRNSGDLLNIMDSFHKTMEGHKDFIREENEKQRKWEEDLLKAEQEQAQKDKAEFTSLLTSLLKPRD, encoded by the exons atgaATAACTCTAACAAAAGATGCAGTTGGAGTGCTGCAGAAATTGCTACATTGGTTGATtctgttaaagaaaataatataatgaaactcCTTGATGGGAAACGATACAGAAACGCAGAT ATTTATGAAGTTGTAAGACTGGACTTAGAAAAAATTGGTTCATCTAAAACGGTTGCTCAAGTTCGAGCCAAGTGGAAGGCGCTCAAAAGTGGCTATTCTGAGAAGAACCGTTTCAACAAGATAAGTGGAAGCAACCGGATGTCTTGTGATTCAGAAAAAGATTTAGATGAAGTCCTTGGAACTCGTCCATCTATAAAACCACTGGACTTTGGAACAGACTCGACAAAAGAAAATG atatggAGTTCATTGATGAAGTTGAAGAAAATATAACAAGTGTTAACGAAGAAAATGAAGATGTCAGTTATGAAGTAGTTTACCAGCAAGAGGACCAGTTAGACTCAAGTTCAACACagaaaaatgaaacaaaaactCTATCCCAAAAAAGAGAATTTCGACGTAAAACTAGAA attctggcgACTTATTGAACATAATGGATTCTTTTCATAAGACTATGGAAGGACATAAAGATTTCATTAGAGAAGAGAATGAAAAACAGAGAAAATGGGAGGAAGATCTACTAAAAGCTGAACAAGAACAAGCACAGAAAGACAAAGCAGAATTTACTAGCCTTCTGACAAGTTTACTGAAGCCTAgagattaa
- the LOC132943649 gene encoding uncharacterized protein LOC132943649: MWMKNRSSDFWDRIVNSNFEEEDWLENFRMSKETFQLMCFKLNDFLKPSENAVRQPLSVEKKVAIALYKLASCAEYRVVASLFGVHKSSVHNCVYDVCIAIITVLGPSYLKMPSVTEAIALAESVEKVTGMVQIFGAIDGTHIPILPPTNGYRDFVNRKGWPSIVMQGIVDCNYLFRDITVKHPGSVHDATVLKDSNIFKQSKDKLPNHCRIISDCSIQLMLAGDPAYPLFSWLLKGYTGALTSEEESFNTYLSSVRICVENAFGRLKARWRVLLKRADINYKFMPSIVHSCVILHNIIENSKDNFNPCWLRSVNEVNIERPQPRQVTVTRAEPQAKDIREVLKNYMYNNYPLRQSSVQNYVRHTV, encoded by the exons ATGTGGATGAAG AACAGAAGCTCCGATTTTTGGGACAGAATAGTAAATAGCAACTTTGAAGAAGAAGATTGGCTCGAAAACTTCAGAATGAGTAAAGAAACATTCCAATTAATGTGTTTCAAGTTGAATGATTTTCTTAAACCATCTGAAAATGCTGTACGTCAACCATTGAGTGTAGAGAAAAAAGTAGCTATTGCTTTGTACAAATTGGCATCATGTGCAGAATATAGGGTGGTCGCAAGTTTATTTGGTGTTCATAAGAGTTCAGTGCATAATTGTGTATATGATGTTTGTATTGCTATTATTACGGTACTTGGTCCATCTTATTTAAAAATGCCTTCAGTGACAGAAGCAATAGCTTTGGCTGAATCAGTAGAAAAAGTAACTGGAATGGTACAAATTTTTGGAGCTATAGATGGaacacatatacctatattaccacCTACTAATGGATATCGTGATTTTGTCAATCGTAAAGGTTGGCCATCTATAGTTATGCAAGGTATTgttgattgtaattatttgttcagAGATATAACAGTAAAGCACCCAGGTTCTGTTCACGATGCTACTGTTTTAAAAGATtccaatatatttaaacagtctAAAGATAAATTACCAAATCATTGTCGCATTATATCTGATTGCTCTATTCAACTGATGTTGGCTGGAGACCCTGCTTATCCTCTATTTTCTTGGTTGCTAAAGGGTTACACAGGAGCTCTTACATCAGAAGAAGAGTCATTTAATACTTACCTATCATCTGTAAGAATTTGTGTTGAAAATGCTTTTGGCCGTTTGAAAGCTAGATGGAGAGTGTTATTGAAAAGAGCtgatattaattacaaattcatGCCAAGTATAGTACATAGTTGTgtcatattacacaatataattgaaaattcaaaagatAATTTCAATCCATGCTGGTTAAGATCTGTCAATGAAGTTAATATTGAAAGACCACAACCTCGACAAGTAACGGTTACTCGGGCTGAACCACAAGCAAAGGACATTCGTGAAGTCTTAaaaaactatatgtataataactatCCATTAAGACAATCATCAGTACAAAATTATGTAAGACATACAGTTTAA